One Micromonospora craniellae genomic region harbors:
- the abc-f gene encoding ribosomal protection-like ABC-F family protein — protein MSDVCVVCTNLSFSWPDDTPVFRDLSFTVPPGRTGLVAPNGAGKSTLLRLIARELAPAGGGVTVEGVLGYLPQDLPLAGELTVAEVLGVAPAIAALRAIEAGDASEENFTVVGDDWDVEERSRVELARLGLDEVALDRPLHTLSGGQVVSLGLAAQLLRRPDVLLLDEPTNNLDVNARHRLYSVLENWSGCLLLVSHDRMLLDRMDRIAELDGGQLRLFGGNFTAYQEAARAARELAERTVRSAELEVKREKREMQQARERAERRAGNAARNLGNAGLARIVAGGLKRSAQESAGRAQQAHASRVSDAQGRLDEASRALRDDQALTLDLPETDVPAGRTLVEGQRMQVRHDGRPLFPGDGLELTIRGPERLALTGPNGVGKSTLLRLLTGEIASDGGQVRRADGRVAYLSQRLDLLDLDRTVAENLAAYAPERPQSQRLNLLARFLFRGTRAQLPVGVLSGGERLRATLACVLYAQPAPHLLLLDEPTNNLDLVSVGQLENALNAYRGAFVVVSHDERFLHDIGVQRWLCLDGDGLREVPAPDAD, from the coding sequence ATGTCCGACGTCTGCGTCGTCTGCACCAACCTCTCCTTCTCCTGGCCCGACGACACCCCCGTGTTCCGGGACCTGTCGTTCACCGTGCCGCCCGGCCGCACCGGCCTGGTCGCGCCGAACGGTGCCGGCAAGTCGACCCTGCTGCGCCTGATCGCGAGGGAACTGGCCCCCGCCGGGGGCGGGGTGACGGTCGAGGGGGTGCTCGGCTACCTGCCGCAGGACCTGCCGCTCGCCGGTGAGCTGACCGTCGCCGAGGTGCTGGGCGTCGCCCCGGCGATCGCGGCGCTGCGGGCGATCGAGGCCGGCGACGCCAGCGAGGAGAACTTCACCGTCGTCGGCGACGACTGGGACGTCGAGGAACGCAGCCGCGTCGAACTCGCCCGGCTCGGTCTGGACGAGGTGGCGCTCGACCGGCCGCTGCACACGCTCAGCGGCGGGCAGGTCGTCTCCCTCGGCCTGGCCGCCCAACTGTTGCGCCGCCCCGACGTGCTGCTGCTCGACGAACCCACCAACAACCTCGACGTCAACGCCCGGCACCGGCTCTACTCGGTGCTGGAGAACTGGTCCGGCTGCCTGCTGCTGGTCAGCCATGACCGGATGCTGCTGGACCGGATGGACCGCATCGCCGAACTCGACGGCGGACAGCTCCGGTTGTTCGGGGGGAACTTCACCGCCTATCAGGAGGCCGCCCGGGCCGCCCGGGAGTTGGCCGAGCGCACCGTGCGCAGCGCCGAGTTGGAGGTCAAGCGGGAGAAGCGGGAGATGCAGCAGGCCCGGGAACGGGCCGAGCGCCGGGCCGGGAATGCCGCCCGCAACCTCGGCAACGCCGGTCTGGCCCGGATCGTCGCCGGTGGACTCAAGCGCAGCGCGCAGGAGTCGGCCGGACGGGCCCAGCAGGCGCACGCCAGCCGGGTCAGCGATGCGCAGGGACGCCTGGACGAGGCCAGCCGGGCCCTGCGCGACGACCAGGCGCTGACGCTGGATCTGCCGGAGACCGACGTGCCCGCCGGCCGGACGCTCGTCGAGGGACAGCGGATGCAGGTACGGCACGACGGCCGTCCACTCTTCCCCGGCGACGGTCTGGAGCTGACCATCCGTGGCCCGGAACGTCTCGCGCTCACCGGCCCCAACGGCGTCGGCAAGTCGACGCTGCTGCGCCTGTTGACCGGGGAGATCGCGTCCGACGGCGGGCAGGTGCGTCGGGCCGACGGCCGGGTGGCGTACCTGTCGCAGCGGCTGGACCTGCTCGACCTCGACCGGACGGTGGCGGAGAACCTCGCCGCGTACGCCCCGGAGCGCCCGCAGTCGCAACGGTTGAACCTGCTGGCCCGCTTCCTGTTCCGGGGCACCCGGGCCCAGTTGCCGGTGGGCGTGCTCTCCGGAGGTGAACGGCTGCGGGCCACCCTCGCCTGCGTTCTCTACGCCCAACCCGCCCCGCACCTGCTGCTGCTCGACGAGCCCACCAACAACCTGGACCTGGTCAGCGTGGGCCAGTTGGAGAACGCGCTGAACGCCTATCGGGGCGCGTTCGTGGTGGTCAGCCACGACGAGCGCTTCCTGCACGACATCGGCGTGCAGCGGTGGCTGTGTCTCGACGGTGACGGCCTGCGCGAGGTCCCGGCCCCGGACGCGGACTGA